The Methanofollis sp. UBA420 genome contains a region encoding:
- a CDS encoding pyridoxamine 5'-phosphate oxidase family protein — MVKLTPEMKEAFLKAPVYPLATASKDGEPNVVPMKSVWLVDDETVWIADNYMEKTLANLQENARAAIFLWGPETKGCLQVKGDTAVLTSGPDYEKMRAMVKAKSEKYPAKSLIVFKVTDVFTCSPGDGAGKKML; from the coding sequence ATGGTGAAACTGACACCTGAGATGAAAGAGGCCTTTTTGAAGGCGCCCGTCTATCCGCTTGCGACCGCTTCGAAGGACGGCGAGCCGAATGTCGTTCCGATGAAGTCGGTCTGGCTTGTCGACGACGAGACCGTCTGGATCGCCGACAACTACATGGAAAAGACCCTTGCAAACCTGCAGGAGAACGCGAGGGCGGCGATATTCCTCTGGGGCCCGGAGACGAAGGGGTGTCTTCAGGTCAAGGGGGACACCGCGGTCCTCACCTCTGGCCCGGACTACGAGAAGATGCGGGCGATGGTGAAGGCGAAGTCGGAGAAGTACCCGGCCAAGTCCCTGATCGTCTTCAAGGTCACCGACGTCTTCACCTGCTCACCCGGAGACGGGGCAGGGAAGAAGATGCTGTGA
- a CDS encoding pyridoxamine 5'-phosphate oxidase family protein, translating into MVKLVDEMKEAFSKVRVFPVATASKDGIPNVVPIGFCMLMDDETIWIADNFMKKTLANLKENPHIALYVWGPEIKGCFQLKGDVTVLTEGDDFQKMREIVLAKMSQAPAKSLIVMKITEAYSCAPGPGAGERIHLYNP; encoded by the coding sequence ATGGTCAAACTGGTAGACGAGATGAAAGAGGCTTTTTCGAAGGTCAGGGTCTTCCCGGTGGCGACCGCCTCGAAAGACGGCATCCCGAACGTTGTCCCGATCGGTTTCTGCATGCTCATGGACGACGAGACGATCTGGATCGCGGACAATTTCATGAAAAAGACCCTTGCGAACCTGAAGGAGAACCCGCATATCGCTCTCTATGTCTGGGGGCCTGAGATCAAGGGCTGTTTCCAGTTGAAGGGCGATGTGACGGTCCTCACCGAGGGCGACGACTTCCAGAAGATGCGGGAGATCGTCCTGGCCAAGATGTCCCAGGCGCCTGCAAAGAGCCTGATCGTCATGAAGATCACGGAGGCCTACTCCTGTGCTCCCGGACCGGGCGCGGGGGAGCGGATCCACCTCTACAACCCCTGA
- a CDS encoding winged helix-turn-helix domain-containing protein, with product MREIRDEVRALREEVRALSEGRSQTGVTGLIAAMQREFGKVAIDAHLESARAGLEHELDRACPEREKCLEVFFREIMESAGTITDGRATREALAGYHRRIRELKKQAQPTCTPCFEEATRILDKQEEIAGSLGILREREDDPSIGSISVEETVKKVLEPTASIPRLGILMELATDSRTFSGLSAITGLRGGNLLFHLEKLEGAGLISQRYERGEYELTASGYRVLRGIARISASLPGCGQKSEHTDRKI from the coding sequence GTGCGCGAAATCAGGGACGAAGTAAGGGCGCTCAGGGAAGAGGTGCGTGCCCTCTCTGAAGGGCGCAGTCAGACCGGGGTCACCGGCCTCATCGCCGCCATGCAACGCGAATTCGGAAAGGTCGCCATCGACGCCCACCTGGAGAGCGCACGGGCAGGACTTGAGCATGAACTGGACAGGGCATGCCCGGAGCGTGAGAAGTGCCTTGAAGTCTTTTTCCGCGAGATCATGGAGAGTGCCGGGACGATCACCGACGGACGGGCCACCCGCGAGGCACTGGCCGGTTATCACCGCCGGATCCGGGAACTCAAAAAACAGGCACAACCAACCTGCACCCCCTGCTTCGAGGAGGCGACCAGAATACTCGACAAACAGGAAGAGATTGCCGGGTCTCTCGGGATCCTCAGGGAACGGGAAGACGATCCCTCCATCGGATCGATATCGGTGGAGGAGACGGTAAAGAAGGTGCTCGAACCCACAGCAAGCATCCCGCGCCTCGGCATCCTGATGGAACTCGCCACGGACTCCCGCACCTTCTCGGGCCTCTCCGCGATCACCGGCCTACGGGGAGGAAACCTTCTCTTCCACCTCGAAAAACTGGAAGGCGCAGGCCTGATCTCCCAGAGGTACGAACGGGGCGAGTACGAACTCACCGCTTCAGGATACCGTGTCCTGAGAGGCATCGCCCGGATCTCCGCATCCCTGCCGGGTTGCGGACAGAAGAGTGAACACACGGACAGAAAGATATAA